From Leptolyngbya sp. 'hensonii':
TGGGTTTCCACCTCTGTCTCTGGTAAATTAGTTAACAAAACTTCAAGATAATGGCCAAACCCAACCAGCCCTTTCTGACTGAGGTGACCCCTCTTTTAATCGAAGCTGCTGCGGCTTTTCAGCGTCGAGGGTCGGATCGTCCACCAGCAACCGCTGTTACCCGTGCCCTGCTGGATGCTGAAAGAACGACGCGACAGCACCACCTCACTTTCCCCCTCGAATCTCTGAGGGGAGACTGGCGACTTTGTTTTGTGGTTTCGCGCCGAAGTGCCCGTCAACAGAATGGGGCTCCGATCGGAACAGGCTGGTATGTTCCCCCGCTTGGTGTCGCCCAGATTTCTTTTACACCTACAGAATTGTCTTCTGGCGCAGGGACGATCGCAAATCAGGTTCGGATTGGATCACTGGTGTTTCAGCTCACGGGACCGATCCGCTATTCGGGTCAGAAGAATCTGCTGGCTTTTGACTTCACGGAGGCCACCCTGGCGCTGCTGGGACGCAGCGTTTATCGGGGCAACATCGGCAAGGAGAAAAGGTTTGCGGATCAGCCGATCGGAAAGCTGCCTTTTTTTGCGTTCTTTCTGGTCACAACAGAGGTGATCGCAGCCCGGGGACGTGGGGGAGGCTTGGCTCTCTGGGTCCGGAACTCATAAATCACTGAGGTGCGGAAGACACTCAAAAGAGGGCAATATGGTAGTGGAAATTCCAAATCAGTTGACGGAGGCTGCTTCGATTGCGATGGCTGGGGCGATCGAGGTCCAACCGATCCTGATGTCTCTCGCAGATACCCCGATCGGAACGGCTTATGTGCGGCAGGGTGAGGGGAATCCGCCTGTGGTCTTGATCCACGGCTTCGATAGTTCTCTGCTGGAGTTCCGACGGCTCCTACCGCTGCTGGCTGCCCATACGGAAACCTGGGCGTTGGATTTGCTGGGGTTTGGGTTTACCCAACGATCGACCACCATTCCTCCCAGTCCAGCTACGATTAAAACCCATCTGTATTGCTGCTGGAAGATGCTGATTCAACGACCCATGGTTCTGGTCGGAGCATCCATGGGGGGCGCTGCTGCGATCGAGTTCACCCTGACCTATCCGGATTGTGTCAGCCATCTGATCCTGATCGATAGCGCTGGGATACAGGGTGGGGCCATCCCTGGTGGGCTGCTGATCCCACCCCTGGACAAACTGGCAACGGCGTTCTTACGCAATCCCAAGGTGCGGCAGCGGATCAGCATCAATGCTTACCATGACCCCAGTCTCGCTTCTTCCGACGCCCTCTGCTGCACGTCCCTGCACCTGACTCAACCAGGCTGGAGTGAGGCTCTGATCGCCTTTACTAAAAGTGGTGGGTATGGATCTTTTCGGCATCAATTAGCCCAGATCCAACAACCAACCCTGATTCTGTGGGGCGATCGGGATCGGATTCTGGGCACTGCTGCCGCCGATCGCTTCCGGCAGGCTATCCCCAACAGCACCCTGATCTGGATTCCCCAGTGCGGTCATGTCCCCCATCTGGAAAAGCCAGAGGTGGTGGCCCATCATATTCTCGGTGCCCTTGACCTCAATCAGCCACAAGCTTGCCCAGCAGATGCAACAGGCGACGCTCATACCGGAAAATCAGAAACGCCAGAACCGGCATGACCAAGCAGGCAATCAGAAACTGGGTGATCAGGGTAGATAGGGGACGGTTGAAATAATCGTTTGCCAGAATGACGAAATCATTGTCGATCACTCCCCCCTTACCCGCTTCATACCACTCTTGAAAATCCACATCCTGCAGCAGCTTCCAGGAAAACTGCAAATCGAACAAGAGGGTAAACCATCCCAGCAGGCTGTAAATAG
This genomic window contains:
- a CDS encoding alpha/beta hydrolase, yielding MVVEIPNQLTEAASIAMAGAIEVQPILMSLADTPIGTAYVRQGEGNPPVVLIHGFDSSLLEFRRLLPLLAAHTETWALDLLGFGFTQRSTTIPPSPATIKTHLYCCWKMLIQRPMVLVGASMGGAAAIEFTLTYPDCVSHLILIDSAGIQGGAIPGGLLIPPLDKLATAFLRNPKVRQRISINAYHDPSLASSDALCCTSLHLTQPGWSEALIAFTKSGGYGSFRHQLAQIQQPTLILWGDRDRILGTAAADRFRQAIPNSTLIWIPQCGHVPHLEKPEVVAHHILGALDLNQPQACPADATGDAHTGKSETPEPA